The following are encoded in a window of Spiroplasma tabanidicola genomic DNA:
- the fmt gene encoding methionyl-tRNA formyltransferase — protein MKYKVIFCGTPPIAVEVLKGLEALNLEIVCVITQPDKMVGRKKVLTPSVVKGYALVKNYNILQPANIKDAFEEIKKYNADFLLTCAFGQFIPENILSLFKNSINVHGSILPKYRGGSPIQYAIMNGDKQTGISLMKMIKKMDAGEVYKTELIDILDEDDSGSLFEKMGKLANQMIQKYLIDIFEKKIVGVAQDESQATFAYNLSNEQEKIDWSKSNIEVLNFIRSQSPLPIAFTYLGDERIKIKKARLVKDDEKYISLLKIFQPGEIIYLDKEGIIVQTGQGIIKILELQRAGKKMGSAGIYKFENSPFLPTCMFK, from the coding sequence ATGAAATATAAAGTTATATTTTGTGGAACGCCACCAATTGCAGTAGAAGTTTTAAAAGGATTAGAAGCTTTAAATCTTGAAATAGTTTGTGTTATTACACAACCAGATAAAATGGTTGGGAGAAAAAAAGTTTTAACTCCATCCGTTGTAAAAGGATATGCATTGGTAAAAAATTACAATATTTTACAACCAGCAAATATTAAAGATGCATTTGAAGAAATAAAAAAATATAATGCTGACTTTTTATTAACTTGTGCATTTGGACAATTTATACCTGAAAACATTTTAAGCTTATTTAAAAACTCAATAAATGTGCATGGTTCAATTTTGCCAAAATATCGAGGTGGAAGTCCGATTCAATACGCAATTATGAATGGAGATAAACAAACCGGTATTAGTTTAATGAAAATGATTAAAAAGATGGATGCTGGAGAAGTTTATAAAACTGAACTAATAGATATTTTAGATGAAGATGATAGTGGAAGTTTATTTGAAAAAATGGGAAAACTTGCTAATCAAATGATTCAAAAATATTTAATTGATATTTTTGAAAAAAAAATAGTAGGAGTAGCTCAAGATGAGAGTCAAGCAACTTTTGCATATAATCTTTCAAATGAACAAGAAAAAATTGATTGATCAAAATCTAATATTGAAGTATTAAATTTCATAAGATCACAATCTCCTTTACCAATAGCTTTTACATATTTAGGTGATGAAAGAATCAAAATAAAAAAAGCAAGATTAGTAAAAGATGATGAAAAATATATTTCTTTATTAAAAATATTTCAACCTGGTGAAATAATTTATTTAGATAAAGAAGGTATAATTGTACAAACAGGTCAAGGAATTATAAAAATTTTAGAATTACAAAGAGCTGGTAAAAAAATGGGAAGTGCTGGAATATATAAATTTGAAAACTCACCATTTTTACCTACTTGTATGTTCAAATAA
- the efp gene encoding elongation factor P: MLVNDLRPGTTFLYDGNIFVVLDYSFSKSGRQQGKVTVKVKNLRSGSRVELTFTGGDKVEKAMVEKKDMQYLYNDGSNCMLMNTETYDQVEISSNKLEWELKFLVEGTMVKMTEYNGEVLGITIPEKMELTISEAEPAVKGDTTSGAQKKAVLETGLEIMVPLFIKEGEKVVINTTDGKYSGRASS, translated from the coding sequence ATGTTAGTAAACGATTTAAGACCTGGAACAACTTTTTTATATGACGGGAACATATTTGTTGTTTTAGATTATTCTTTTTCAAAATCAGGAAGACAACAAGGGAAAGTTACAGTTAAAGTTAAAAACTTAAGAAGTGGATCAAGAGTTGAATTAACTTTCACAGGTGGAGATAAAGTAGAAAAAGCAATGGTAGAAAAAAAAGATATGCAATATCTTTATAATGATGGAAGCAATTGTATGTTAATGAATACTGAAACTTATGATCAAGTTGAAATAAGTTCAAATAAATTAGAATGAGAATTAAAATTTCTTGTTGAAGGAACAATGGTAAAAATGACAGAATACAATGGTGAAGTTCTTGGAATTACAATACCAGAGAAAATGGAATTAACAATTAGTGAAGCAGAACCAGCTGTAAAAGGTGATACTACTAGTGGTGCACAAAAAAAAGCTGTTTTAGAAACCGGATTAGAAATAATGGTTCCTTTATTTATTAAAGAAGGAGAAAAAGTTGTAATTAAT